The Acidobacteriota bacterium nucleotide sequence GGTCCGTGATCTTCACCCGCAGGGTCACGGTGACGTCACCGACCATGATGTAGTTCATCAGGAAGTGATCGCGCATGTCCTCGCCTGCGATGGTGCCCAGGTGCTTGATATCCAGTTTTTCGGAAAGGGCCAGGACGGCGCCCGGGAGTTCGTCCGGCGTAATGGTGACCCAGTACCGGCGGGGACCGGTGGCATCCACCACGTGATCGGGAAACAGTTCCTTGAGGCTGGATTCGTAGTTGATTTCCGCCATGATTCACACCTCCGGACTATGAGGCCTTGAGGGAGGCCAGGAGTTTGGCGACGCCGTCGATGATGGCCTCGGGCTTGACCGGGCAGCCGGGGACGTACGCCGAGACGGGGATGACCTGGTCGATGCCCTCCATCACGTTGTAGCAGCCCCGGAACGCCCCGCCGCTGCAGGCGCAGGCCCCCACCGCCACGACGAACTTGGGCTCGGCCATCTGGGCGTAGATTTTCTTGAGCCGCGCGGCCGTCTGCTTGGTGACCGGCCCGCTGCAGATCAGGACGTCCGCGTGGCGGGGGGTCGCCTTCAGGAGGATTCCGAAGCGCTCCAGGTCGTAGTGGGGCATCAGCGAGGCGAGGATCTCGATGTCGCACGCGTTGCAGGCCCCGGAGTTGAAGTGGAGGATCCACGGCGATTTGACGCGGGCCCAGGTCACGAGTTTTTTCAGCATGCGCTTTCTCCTCAGTCGAAATCGACGATCAGGATGAACACGGAAACGCCGATGGTGAACAGGTAGGCGACGGCCTTGAAGGCGGTCGGGCCGCCGGGCGCCGTCGCCACCGTCAGCGCCGCCACGTGCATGATGGTGAAGAAGAGGGCGGCGACGTAGAACTTGGCGTAGCCGAACTTGAACCGGTCCGCCTGGAATTCCTCGCCGCAGGCGTACGGGTCGTATTTCCCGGGCTCCGGCTTCCCCTTCGGGGCGATGAGCTTGCCGAAGAGGTACAGGACCCCGGCGACGACCATGAAGATCAGGAACGCGACGGGCGGTGAAAGCAGGATGTTGATATCCATGGCTTACCCCTTCAGCTTGGATTGGAGTCGGATGTCGAGGGAACCGTAAATCTTGTGGGCCACCACCACGATCCCGATCATGACCGCCGCCAGGATGGTCTCGATGATGATGAAGGTCACCAGGATCGGCTGGATGAGGTCCACGTTCATGCGGTGGATCCCCCCGGCCAGGAGGAGCAGGGTGATGCCCTTGGAGATCACCTCCACCCCCAGCATGATCCGGATGAGGTTCCGGTACCCGAAGAGGAAGTAGACCCCGATCATGAAGATCAAGAGCCCCGCGAAAATGAACATCACGACGGTGTTACTCATGTTTCCTCCCCGCGGCCGTGCGCTTGAAGATGGCCAGGACGGCGAACACCCCGGCCAGGATCAGGCTGATCTGTCCCAGGATGTCGGTGGTGCGCGTGACCCAGAAGATGTTGCGGAACCCCCCCGTGGCCTCCCCGGCCACCATCCCCGGGATGACGTTCTTCACGATCAGCTTCACGAGGAAGAAGTCCAGCCCGAGGAAGAGCAGCAGAAACGCCGGGAGGAACGCGATGGCGACGCGCGACTCCGCCTTCTGGTCGGAGTCCTTGGTGAGGCTGACGGTGGAGACGAACAGCACCGTGATGAGCCCCGCGCAGACGCTCAACTCGAAGACGGCGGCCATCCGGGCCCCCTGGAGGAACATGATCACCGACAGCACCACGCTCGCCAGGGCCAGGCAGACGGCCGCCCGGAGCAGGTCCTTGACCAGGCCGATGGCGATCACCAGGAGGACCAGGAGCACCACCAGCGCGTACAATCCGTATAGCATCATCTCAGTTTCCTCCCAGGAGGGATTTGACCGCGGGCGAGATGAGACCGCTCACGACCGGGGAGAAGAAGAGCCCCACGAGGAGGCACTCCGCGGCCAGCAGGATCATCGCCAGCGACATGGCCGCCGGGACCTCCTTGATGTCCTTCCACCGGACGTTCAACTTGCCGAAGAACACCTTCCGCTGGATGATCAGGAAGTAGCCCAGGGTGAAGATGCTCATCACGATGGCCAGGAAGGCCACCCCGAACATCTTCGCCTGCACGGCGCCCATGATGATGAAGAGTTTGCTCCAGAAACCGTTGAACGGCGGGATCCCGGCGATGGAGAGGGCCCCGACGGCGTTGGTGATGCCGGTGACCCGCATGCGGCCCTCGAGCCCGCCCATCTCGTTCATGTCGCGGGTGTGCATCCGGAACTGCAGGGCGCCGCTGTTCAAGAAGAGGAGGGACTTGAACACCGCGTGGTTGAAGACGTGGAACAGGGCCCCGAGGATGGCCAGCTCGGTCCCGATGCCCAGGCCGAGGAGGATGTACCCGATCTGGCTGATGCTGGAGTAGGCCAGCATGCGCTTGATGTCGTCCTGGTAGTAGGCGATGACGGCCCCGGCCACCATGGACAGCGCCCCGAGGACGAGGAAGATGTTGTGCATCTTCGCCGAGGGGGGGAAGATCCCGAAGAAGATCCGGATCAGCGCGTAGACGCCCGCCACCTTGATCACGACGCCGCTCAGGATGGCGGAGACGGGGGCCGGGGCGGAGGGGTGCGCGTCCGGCAGCCAGGCGTGGAAGGGCATCATGGCCGCCTTCAGACCGAAGCCCGCGACGAAGAGGGCGGAGGCGAGCAGGAAGAGCACGTTGCCCTGACTCGTGGGGGTCTGGAGGAAGGTGTGCAGCTCGCTGAACTGGAAGGTCCCGGTGTTGAAGTAGACCAGGCTGAGCCCCACGAGGATCATGCCCGTGCCCACCACCGAGAGGAGCAGGTACTTCAGCGCCGACTCGATCCCGTCGTACTCGAGGTTGTACGCCACCAGGACGTAGGACGCGATGGACGCCACCTCCAGGTACACGTACAGGCTGAAGAGGTCGCGGACCAGCACCACCCCGTTCAGTCCCAGCAGCAGGATGAGAAAGAGGGCGTAGAACTTGGCCCGGCCCCCCAGGTGACCGATGTACTCGGTGGAGTACAGGAGGCAGGCGGCTCCCACGGTGGCGATGATCACCAGGAAGAGCAGGCTCAGGCCGTCCAGGGTCAGGTGGATGCCGTGAAAGTTGTACGATAGCACCTGGCCGGCCAGGGGGATGTAGCTGATGGCCAGGGCCGACATCCCGATGCCGGCGATGACCGCGAGCATGTCGGCCAGGTACCGGTGCACCTTCGAGGCGAAGGGCATCAGGATGGCCGCTGCCAGCGGAAGGATCAGAAAATACACGATGTATCGTTCCATAGCCTACCTCGCAGAAATCTCCGGACGTTGCCTCATTTCAGGAACAGCAGGGCCGCCACCAGCAGGAAGCCGACGAGGACCCAGGACAGGTAATGACTGTACACTCCGCTGTGGATCCCGCTCAGCATGGGGCGGGTCAGGCCGCGGCCCGCGGCGATCAGCCAGTCGAACACGGGGTCGACGAGCCGTTCGAAGTACTTGAACACGACGTTCGCGATCCACTGGACCACGTTCAGGCCGATCTCGTAGGCGTCGAACCGCTTGGCCTCGGCCAGCTCGTAGGCCCGGCCCAGGGCGGGGGACGTCCGGAGGTTGTCGAAAGTCTTGTGCACCCCCTCGCCCGACCGGCGCAGGGCGAAGAAGAGGAAGGCGCCGAACAGGTAGATGGCGAAGGAGGCCACGGTCACGGGGGAGAAGTGCCAGACGTTGAGGATCCACTCGTAGCTCTCGTGCCCGAGGAGCTGGTTGAAGAGGGAGGCGAAGGTGGTCATGAGCGAGCCGGTGAACAGGGCCGCCGCACCCAGGACGAGGACCGGGATGACCTGGGGGAAGGGCGCGTCGGTGTTTTCCTTGTCCCGCCGGTTGGCGAGGAGCACGCCCGCCATCTTGCAGAAGACGGCCACCATGAGGATGGCGCCGATCCACAGCAGGATGAACATCAGGTACTGGTGGCGCTCCAGCAGAGCCTCGAGGATCAGGTCCTTCGCGATGAAGCCGCCGGTGGGCGGCAGGGAGGTGGCGGCGGCGAAGGCCATCAGGAAGCCGAAGGTGGTGAGGGGCATCATCCGCCGGCGGTTCTCGATCCGCTCCAGGGACGCGCCGCCCGCCTCGGTCTCGAGGTTCCCGGCGCAGAAGAACATGGTGGACTTGTAGACCGCGTGGGTGAGCATGTACATGAGGGCGCCCGCCACGCCCGCGATCTCGGAGGTCGCCATGCCGACCACCATGAAGCCCACCGGGCAGATGGCGGTCAGGGCCAGCACCTTCTTGAAGTTCCGCTCCACGAGGGCGGGGACGATGGACACGAACACCGTGGCCGCGCCGAAGACGTACATCACCGCGCGGGCGTTGGCGTCGAGGGCGAACATGTTGAAGGTGACCTGGTAGAGGAAGTAGATCCCCAGGATCTTCTCCATGGACCCGGGCAGCAGGGCGAAGCCGGGCGCGGGCATGGCTTCGGCCGCGTCGGGGATCCAGGTGTGGAAGGGGAACATCCCCGCCTTGGCCCCGGCGCCGAGGAAGATCAGCAGGAAGGAGACGAACGCCCCGAAGGAGGAGCAGACGTGGACGTGGCCGTCGAAGCCCGTGGTGTTCCCAATGGCGAGGTAGAGCATGAGCCCCAGGATCATCAGGAAGTCGCTGGCGCCGCCGATGATCAACGCCTTGCGGGCCACGGGCTCGGCCGTCTCGCCGCCGCTGTGGATGACGGCGTAAAGGGCCACCAGGAAAACCTCCCAGGCCACCAGGAGGATCAGCACGTTGTCGGTGAGGATGACGGCGGCGC carries:
- a CDS encoding NADH-quinone oxidoreductase subunit C, producing MAEINYESSLKELFPDHVVDATGPRRYWVTITPDELPGAVLALSEKLDIKHLGTIAGEDMRDHFLMNYIMVGDVTVTLRVKITDREKPSVPSLAMILPGAMVYERETHDILGIVPVGHPDLRRQALPDDWPEGVYPLRKDVKIPRPGAAPEPDESAEGESASNP
- the nuoB gene encoding NADH-quinone oxidoreductase subunit NuoB, translating into MLKKLVTWARVKSPWILHFNSGACNACDIEILASLMPHYDLERFGILLKATPRHADVLICSGPVTKQTAARLKKIYAQMAEPKFVVAVGACACSGGAFRGCYNVMEGIDQVIPVSAYVPGCPVKPEAIIDGVAKLLASLKAS
- the ndhC gene encoding NADH-quinone oxidoreductase subunit A — its product is MDINILLSPPVAFLIFMVVAGVLYLFGKLIAPKGKPEPGKYDPYACGEEFQADRFKFGYAKFYVAALFFTIMHVAALTVATAPGGPTAFKAVAYLFTIGVSVFILIVDFD
- a CDS encoding NADH-quinone oxidoreductase subunit K, with the translated sequence MSNTVVMFIFAGLLIFMIGVYFLFGYRNLIRIMLGVEVISKGITLLLLAGGIHRMNVDLIQPILVTFIIIETILAAVMIGIVVVAHKIYGSLDIRLQSKLKG
- a CDS encoding NADH-quinone oxidoreductase subunit M — its product is MERYIVYFLILPLAAAILMPFASKVHRYLADMLAVIAGIGMSALAISYIPLAGQVLSYNFHGIHLTLDGLSLLFLVIIATVGAACLLYSTEYIGHLGGRAKFYALFLILLLGLNGVVLVRDLFSLYVYLEVASIASYVLVAYNLEYDGIESALKYLLLSVVGTGMILVGLSLVYFNTGTFQFSELHTFLQTPTSQGNVLFLLASALFVAGFGLKAAMMPFHAWLPDAHPSAPAPVSAILSGVVIKVAGVYALIRIFFGIFPPSAKMHNIFLVLGALSMVAGAVIAYYQDDIKRMLAYSSISQIGYILLGLGIGTELAILGALFHVFNHAVFKSLLFLNSGALQFRMHTRDMNEMGGLEGRMRVTGITNAVGALSIAGIPPFNGFWSKLFIIMGAVQAKMFGVAFLAIVMSIFTLGYFLIIQRKVFFGKLNVRWKDIKEVPAAMSLAMILLAAECLLVGLFFSPVVSGLISPAVKSLLGGN
- a CDS encoding NADH dehydrogenase codes for the protein MQINLLFPILIPLAVAFLLVPLLRRNSILAAMFSLLGVTAALAAFAPLISKSGVGFVYDWVGPFRLEFSLTPWKVALLMFCFLFQLMGGIYMLRFITRVARPTLFLSFSLLAFSASAAVILTDNVLILLVAWEVFLVALYAVIHSGGETAEPVARKALIIGGASDFLMILGLMLYLAIGNTTGFDGHVHVCSSFGAFVSFLLIFLGAGAKAGMFPFHTWIPDAAEAMPAPGFALLPGSMEKILGIYFLYQVTFNMFALDANARAVMYVFGAATVFVSIVPALVERNFKKVLALTAICPVGFMVVGMATSEIAGVAGALMYMLTHAVYKSTMFFCAGNLETEAGGASLERIENRRRMMPLTTFGFLMAFAAATSLPPTGGFIAKDLILEALLERHQYLMFILLWIGAILMVAVFCKMAGVLLANRRDKENTDAPFPQVIPVLVLGAAALFTGSLMTTFASLFNQLLGHESYEWILNVWHFSPVTVASFAIYLFGAFLFFALRRSGEGVHKTFDNLRTSPALGRAYELAEAKRFDAYEIGLNVVQWIANVVFKYFERLVDPVFDWLIAAGRGLTRPMLSGIHSGVYSHYLSWVLVGFLLVAALLFLK